In Leptospira sp. WS58.C1, a single genomic region encodes these proteins:
- a CDS encoding transglutaminase family protein → MAEYSVRHLTHYTYEKEVSHCLNLAHLCPTSNERQICREFRIEIFPKPKYTEFRTDYFGNTVYSFAVETPHNILSVTAEAKVFTSEPEKKKDRIGISAFEILQKLKTVTEKEDLEAMEFVGDSSFVSRNVSYKNFLEKYLPMDRPYQEAVLEYVKRFREDFNFKAGSTNIYTPLDEVLEKKEGVCQDFTHLSVAAFRSMGLPCKYVSGYIETYPPPGKPKLRGSDATHAWISVYCPGEGWFDFDPTNGKAITGEYIHTSVGRDFSDVSPLKGILFGGGKHKLKVEVDVSQLGDPNGGGNHF, encoded by the coding sequence ATGGCTGAGTATTCCGTACGACACCTTACCCATTATACTTATGAGAAGGAAGTTTCTCACTGTTTAAATTTGGCGCATCTTTGTCCTACATCCAATGAGAGACAGATTTGCAGAGAGTTTCGGATAGAAATATTTCCTAAACCTAAATATACGGAATTCAGAACGGATTACTTCGGGAATACCGTATATTCTTTCGCTGTGGAAACTCCACATAATATTTTATCCGTAACTGCTGAGGCGAAAGTTTTTACTTCCGAGCCGGAAAAGAAAAAAGATCGTATCGGGATCTCAGCCTTTGAAATATTACAAAAATTGAAAACCGTTACCGAAAAGGAAGATCTGGAAGCAATGGAATTCGTAGGAGATTCTTCCTTTGTGAGTCGCAATGTTTCTTATAAGAATTTTTTGGAAAAATATCTGCCAATGGACCGTCCCTATCAGGAAGCCGTTTTGGAATATGTAAAACGATTCAGAGAAGATTTTAATTTTAAGGCAGGCAGCACGAATATTTATACACCTTTGGACGAAGTTTTAGAAAAAAAAGAAGGAGTTTGCCAAGACTTCACTCATCTTTCCGTAGCTGCTTTTCGTTCTATGGGTCTGCCTTGCAAATATGTATCCGGTTACATAGAAACGTATCCTCCTCCGGGAAAACCTAAGTTGAGGGGAAGTGATGCAACCCATGCTTGGATCTCCGTGTATTGCCCTGGCGAAGGTTGGTTCGATTTTGATCCTACAAACGGAAAGGCGATCACAGGCGAGTATATTCACACTTCTGTGGGTCGGGATTTTTCCGATGTTTCTCCTTTGAAAGGGATCTTATTCGGAGGCGGGAAACATAAATTGAAAGTAGAAGTGGATGTGTCTCAATTAGGAGATCCTAACGGGGGCGGAAATCATTTCTGA
- a CDS encoding acyl-CoA desaturase: MEQTKKKYALKTTIFLFATPIIGVIGTGALLFTRGIPLNTWLVYLFMTAATGLAITGGYHRLFSHRAYKASLPVKLFYILFGAAAFQQSVIEWSSDHRIHHRYVDKEEDPYAITKGFWYAHILWLFENRDHRTPVNVNDLYEDKWVKFQDDHYYPIAIFMGFLFPTLLCALWGDALGGLLLAGSLRIAINHHMTFFINSLAHYKGAQPFSDKHTAKDNWIIALFTFGEGYHNFHHEFQADYRNGIRWYDYDPTKWLIDTFAFFGLASDRKTISDEQILRKKMVMEEKALREKLESKSETLSQGFEERLEALRNSVQETQAKLINLRSVKEEVGKKAVKEAKSDFKVALNTWKRFVSGDLAPV, translated from the coding sequence ATGGAACAAACGAAAAAGAAATACGCGTTGAAGACCACAATCTTCTTATTTGCGACTCCGATCATCGGAGTTATCGGGACGGGTGCCTTATTATTTACCAGAGGCATTCCTTTAAACACATGGCTTGTGTATCTATTTATGACGGCAGCAACCGGGCTTGCAATCACCGGGGGATACCACCGTCTGTTTTCGCATAGAGCTTATAAAGCTTCTCTGCCGGTAAAACTTTTTTATATTCTTTTCGGAGCGGCTGCGTTCCAACAATCCGTGATCGAATGGAGTTCCGATCACAGGATACACCACAGATACGTAGACAAGGAAGAAGATCCTTATGCGATCACAAAAGGTTTCTGGTATGCTCATATTCTTTGGTTATTCGAGAATCGAGATCACAGAACCCCAGTTAACGTAAACGATCTTTACGAAGACAAATGGGTGAAATTCCAAGATGATCATTATTATCCGATCGCAATCTTTATGGGATTTCTTTTCCCCACTCTTCTTTGTGCTCTTTGGGGAGATGCATTAGGCGGACTGTTATTGGCGGGATCTTTAAGAATTGCGATCAACCACCACATGACATTCTTCATCAACTCCTTGGCTCACTACAAAGGTGCTCAACCTTTCTCCGACAAACATACTGCCAAGGACAATTGGATTATCGCTTTGTTCACTTTTGGAGAAGGATATCATAACTTCCACCATGAGTTCCAAGCCGATTACCGAAACGGTATTCGTTGGTACGATTACGATCCTACCAAATGGCTCATCGATACGTTCGCATTTTTCGGTTTGGCTAGCGATAGAAAGACTATCTCCGACGAACAGATCCTTCGCAAAAAGATGGTGATGGAAGAGAAGGCTTTACGTGAAAAACTGGAATCCAAGTCCGAAACCTTAAGCCAAGGATTCGAAGAAAGATTAGAGGCTCTGCGTAATTCCGTTCAGGAAACGCAAGCCAAACTTATCAATTTGAGATCCGTGAAAGAAGAAGTCGGCAAAAAGGCCGTAAAGGAAGCTAAGTCCGATTTCAAGGTGGCATTGAACACTTGGAAAAGATTCGTTTCCGGAGACCTAGCGCCGGTTTGA
- a CDS encoding circularly permuted type 2 ATP-grasp protein — MNQRTSQAANLLSGYTPAPGVYDELCLPDGKSREKYEFLIRSLNHLGGAELRRRKEDSLRILKESGVTYNVYGDERERVWGLDLFPLLMDSKEWDGIERGLAQRSELLNEILKDVYGPKRSLYEKKIPHEVLFQSGGFLRACAPVYDFTNFRLAFLATDISRDNQGNFYVIGDRVQAPSGSGYALENRIVLSRIFPSLYRDSQVHRVALYFRALRKTLNSFSPNRDREPLTILLTPGPGNETYFEHAYLAGYLGYILAQAEDLTVRDNKVFLKTIEGLQQVDVIFRRVDDWYMDPLELKGDSLLGVPGILGAVRAGNVMVANPIGSGFLENRAIHAYLPNLCKFYLGEDLILPNVSTLWMGDENSRNEVFSNPHKYTIKPAIRSPLDSSAFLSTLKEKEMSELRARVEARPERYVAQEILAGSTCPIFSGDSEELLIGKSVLRTFTCLSENGYTSMPGGLVRVSPKADELIITNQRGAISKDLWILASEEKKEFSLLPGQIGRIPIKRKGSGIPSRVADNMFWMGRYAERAENMTRLLRETVHKILEAEESYEKEQFSMLLGILDQLSGYSLGFFETNGLDSLDTIREKIFQLATSPYASGSIRHDLNFFVGTTKAVRDRISDDTRYLISRLESEAPGNSSYDEVLEYLQKLVNLFASLSGLANESMSRETGYFFLDMGKRLERAQFLVRLILSTMERASLYNKSMFESLLNVNDIRITYRRRYKYRIEAESVVDILIFDESNPRSLAFQLERLRENTLFSSSGKDEEISEEIQRLRDVLVRFGEEDAKRIFEYADPVGGLRRWLEDILTQLKSVSDAVATKYFRYVENQVRLGGPYG, encoded by the coding sequence ATGAATCAGAGAACTTCCCAAGCAGCAAATCTTCTTTCCGGATATACACCTGCTCCTGGAGTCTATGACGAGCTATGCCTCCCCGACGGCAAGTCCAGGGAAAAATACGAATTCTTAATTCGCAGTCTGAATCATTTGGGCGGAGCCGAATTAAGGAGACGCAAAGAAGATAGCCTTCGTATCCTGAAGGAAAGCGGAGTAACGTATAATGTTTACGGGGACGAGAGAGAAAGGGTCTGGGGATTGGATCTTTTTCCTCTTCTCATGGATAGCAAAGAATGGGATGGTATCGAAAGAGGTCTTGCCCAAAGATCCGAACTACTTAATGAAATTCTAAAGGATGTCTACGGTCCTAAAAGATCCTTATACGAAAAAAAAATTCCTCATGAGGTTTTGTTCCAATCCGGAGGTTTTTTAAGAGCATGCGCTCCGGTTTATGATTTTACCAATTTCCGTTTGGCATTTTTGGCAACGGATATCAGTAGGGACAACCAAGGGAATTTTTATGTGATAGGAGATCGAGTCCAGGCTCCTTCCGGTTCGGGATACGCTTTGGAAAATAGGATCGTTCTTTCCCGTATTTTTCCTTCTTTATATCGCGATTCTCAAGTACATAGAGTCGCTTTATATTTCAGAGCATTAAGAAAAACTTTAAATTCATTTTCTCCGAATCGAGATCGGGAACCGCTTACCATTCTTCTAACGCCAGGCCCCGGGAACGAAACCTATTTCGAACATGCATATCTTGCCGGTTATCTCGGTTATATTTTGGCCCAAGCCGAGGACCTGACAGTAAGGGACAATAAGGTATTTTTGAAAACGATAGAAGGTCTGCAGCAGGTGGATGTGATCTTTCGTCGGGTGGATGACTGGTACATGGATCCCCTAGAATTAAAGGGAGATTCTCTTTTGGGAGTTCCCGGTATTTTGGGTGCGGTTCGAGCGGGGAATGTCATGGTTGCCAATCCTATCGGTTCCGGGTTTCTGGAGAATCGGGCCATCCACGCATATCTTCCAAACTTATGTAAATTTTATTTGGGAGAAGATCTAATCCTTCCGAATGTTTCTACTCTTTGGATGGGGGATGAAAATTCCCGGAATGAAGTATTCTCCAATCCTCATAAGTATACGATCAAACCGGCGATCCGTTCTCCTTTGGATTCTTCCGCTTTCCTTTCCACACTTAAGGAAAAAGAAATGTCGGAATTGAGGGCCAGGGTGGAAGCAAGGCCGGAACGTTATGTGGCCCAGGAAATACTCGCCGGTTCCACTTGCCCAATTTTTTCAGGAGATTCCGAGGAACTTCTGATAGGTAAGTCTGTTTTGAGGACTTTTACCTGTCTTTCCGAGAACGGATACACTTCTATGCCCGGAGGACTTGTGAGAGTCTCTCCCAAAGCGGACGAACTGATCATCACTAACCAAAGAGGAGCCATTTCCAAAGATCTTTGGATCTTAGCATCCGAAGAGAAGAAGGAATTCAGTCTTCTTCCCGGACAGATCGGAAGAATACCGATCAAAAGAAAAGGTTCCGGTATACCGAGCAGGGTCGCAGACAATATGTTCTGGATGGGACGTTATGCGGAACGTGCGGAAAATATGACGAGGCTCCTAAGAGAAACGGTACACAAGATTCTGGAAGCGGAAGAATCCTATGAGAAGGAACAGTTCTCCATGTTGCTCGGTATTCTGGACCAACTTTCGGGATATAGTCTTGGATTTTTCGAAACAAACGGATTGGATTCTTTGGATACTATTCGGGAGAAAATATTCCAATTGGCGACTTCTCCTTATGCTTCCGGAAGTATCCGCCACGATCTGAACTTTTTTGTCGGAACCACTAAGGCGGTCCGGGACAGGATCTCAGACGATACACGTTATTTGATCTCCAGGTTGGAATCCGAAGCTCCCGGAAATTCGAGTTACGATGAAGTATTGGAATACCTGCAAAAACTTGTGAATCTGTTCGCTTCTCTTTCCGGACTTGCGAATGAAAGTATGAGTCGTGAAACTGGATACTTCTTTCTGGATATGGGAAAAAGATTGGAGAGAGCACAGTTCTTAGTTAGACTTATACTTTCTACGATGGAAAGAGCTTCCTTGTATAATAAAAGTATGTTCGAAAGTCTTTTGAATGTGAACGATATACGGATCACTTATAGAAGACGTTATAAGTATAGAATAGAAGCGGAATCGGTCGTGGATATTCTGATCTTCGACGAAAGTAATCCGCGTTCGCTTGCATTCCAATTGGAAAGATTGAGAGAGAATACATTATTCTCCTCTTCTGGAAAGGACGAAGAAATTTCCGAAGAGATCCAAAGACTCAGGGATGTTCTCGTCAGATTCGGTGAAGAGGATGCAAAACGTATTTTCGAGTATGCGGATCCTGTAGGAGGGCTTCGCAGATGGCTGGAAGATATCCTTACGCAATTGAAATCGGTCTCCGACGCAGTCGCTACGAAATACTTCCGATATGTGGAAAACCAAGTCAGATTGGGAGGACCTTATGGCTGA
- a CDS encoding class I SAM-dependent RNA methyltransferase, producing the protein MLPDSIIHINKKVEGISPNLRGFFFIKERKIEIPYSLPGDVYNVYKFGKRKVFYKWDPTHLEPRISAPQCASFGECGGCSGQHLPYSEQFKLTTEPILNGLENFNPSRLSVSPADSSYSYRNRMDFAVFPGRIVGLRMSGNFRKIVPIRNCSIQTDWANSEMPLFQKLLECFPDLEYDRKKESGYLKYFTLRKSVFHDDSMSILTFTEDFKNEDLMRKVAEKALEVLSAKNIVFCFNRKKGEISASGEAIAIRGNIYLIEEIWGKKFKIPFDGFFQPNPKEFIKILEFIKSKIVRAENLADLFCGSGFFSILFGEKFSRILGIDIVSSSVSAGEEFLQEVFPDKKIEFLAFDLFHKKGLEKMSSANLPWKDSVVIADPPRSGLSPELCTFLNSNPVSQLIYISCNPENLLRDAKLLEESYRMEEFLLCDPFPQTPHLEAVSIFSPKNR; encoded by the coding sequence ATGCTACCGGACTCAATTATTCATATCAACAAAAAAGTTGAGGGCATTTCTCCCAATCTTCGAGGTTTTTTTTTCATAAAGGAAAGAAAAATAGAAATCCCTTATTCGCTTCCTGGAGACGTATATAACGTATACAAATTCGGAAAAAGAAAAGTATTCTATAAATGGGATCCTACTCATCTAGAGCCGAGGATCTCTGCTCCTCAATGTGCAAGTTTTGGAGAATGCGGAGGATGTTCCGGCCAACACCTGCCCTATTCGGAACAATTCAAATTAACAACCGAGCCGATCTTAAACGGATTAGAAAATTTTAATCCGAGCCGACTATCTGTTTCTCCTGCGGATTCTTCTTATTCTTACCGGAATCGTATGGATTTTGCAGTTTTTCCCGGTCGAATCGTCGGATTAAGAATGTCCGGAAATTTTAGAAAGATCGTGCCGATAAGGAACTGTTCCATCCAAACGGACTGGGCAAATTCGGAAATGCCACTTTTTCAAAAACTTTTAGAATGTTTTCCTGATTTGGAATATGACCGCAAAAAAGAATCAGGTTACCTGAAATATTTTACTCTTCGCAAATCGGTTTTCCATGACGACTCCATGAGTATTCTTACTTTCACGGAAGATTTCAAAAACGAAGATCTGATGCGGAAAGTTGCGGAAAAGGCGTTAGAAGTCCTAAGCGCGAAAAATATAGTATTTTGTTTCAACCGCAAAAAAGGAGAAATTTCCGCATCGGGAGAAGCGATCGCAATCCGGGGAAATATTTATCTTATCGAAGAGATCTGGGGTAAAAAATTCAAAATTCCTTTTGACGGTTTTTTTCAACCGAACCCGAAAGAGTTCATAAAAATTTTAGAATTTATTAAATCTAAAATTGTCCGTGCGGAAAATCTTGCCGACCTTTTCTGCGGGAGTGGATTTTTTTCGATTCTATTCGGAGAAAAATTTTCTCGGATCTTAGGGATCGATATCGTATCTTCTTCGGTTTCCGCGGGTGAGGAGTTCCTACAGGAGGTTTTCCCGGACAAAAAGATTGAATTTCTGGCATTCGACCTGTTTCACAAAAAGGGATTGGAGAAAATGTCCTCTGCCAATCTACCTTGGAAGGATTCCGTTGTGATCGCAGATCCTCCAAGAAGCGGCCTTTCCCCCGAATTGTGTACCTTCTTAAATTCCAACCCCGTTTCCCAACTTATCTATATTTCCTGTAACCCGGAAAATCTTCTGAGGGATGCAAAACTCCTGGAAGAATCCTACCGAATGGAAGAGTTCCTACTTTGCGACCCCTTCCCTCAGACTCCTCATTTAGAAGCAGTATCCATCTTCTCCCCTAAAAATCGCTGA
- a CDS encoding ABC transporter permease: MNLYFLFLYEYFKTHLPRFIFALLGISLGVGLFLSTTSNANKAEKSLIDFSMGYLKGDFNLKISPSNSEQSLNWRILSKIQSHPDLRNISAIRPRIQKEGISSDNLRVLYIGMDLTKEYLGIPLKIDNGSDTSGPLEKTYVSKSLSEKFKGQPFTLLLNGKTWEFKDYTPVDMEGGFLVIEDISLIQEKIPDIDGADYLLLKSSSVDLSRTKESLQKFLGSNVKIETSEEIQEKSANALRSFQLNLLIISFISLLIAFFMVSNTMTGLYLSRERELGILRTLGLDVRSSIFLFLSQSVLLGSIGTVLGILFGIFFSGLDFFRPESGLVDKNLLSTYSSISLIDLSLAAGLGILGSIISSVYPAIRAGKVPPLSILRDSQKEKRQIPNSKLAIYGGIIFFASLGISNLPSPWKLPLPGLLGVGGVTIGITFAFPYLLSLFSSGVSKILDKSDKSFPFFRIGLEELKENPGRNTLTAATVMLAVSLVLCLTILTDSYKKSLNDWVDSEYPSDFTIINDRFFHSGIHGGVPKDLPEKIRDLGVSSYLDGFLVNTSFDTDKGNFIIHAYDFSVYRDKPERIENEVKEETDILISSNMAHLKKLKVGDILVSQTPFGIKNFHIKGIKEHFFSEKGTVMMDIRSYEKNFEVKTINSIKLFLKKEYSDVSGIEYSKNKILDFLKSDPEYKDLILLDSAQLREIYLFEINKVFRVLDSLKATAILISVISLLSSLVHTLYDKRRILGLLKYLGASQEQLGIILKTESVYLTGFGAFFGILSSLIMSPIILYVVNKNAFGWTLTFSFLPETPVFILIFAPILGWISAIYPLRILRKMSFQLSPE; encoded by the coding sequence ATGAATTTATACTTCTTATTCCTATACGAATATTTTAAGACACATCTTCCTAGATTCATATTCGCACTTTTAGGGATTTCCTTGGGTGTGGGACTTTTTTTATCCACTACAAGTAATGCAAATAAGGCGGAAAAATCTCTCATCGATTTTTCCATGGGTTACCTAAAAGGAGATTTTAATTTAAAAATTTCTCCAAGTAACTCCGAGCAAAGCCTTAATTGGCGGATCCTTTCCAAAATACAGTCCCATCCGGATCTAAGAAATATTTCCGCGATTAGACCCAGGATACAGAAAGAAGGAATTTCCTCGGACAATCTAAGGGTTTTGTACATAGGAATGGACCTAACCAAAGAATATTTAGGAATTCCCTTGAAGATAGACAATGGATCGGATACTTCCGGTCCATTAGAAAAAACGTATGTATCCAAGTCTCTATCGGAAAAATTCAAAGGTCAACCTTTCACTCTTTTACTAAATGGAAAAACTTGGGAGTTTAAGGATTATACTCCGGTTGATATGGAAGGTGGATTTCTGGTCATCGAAGACATTTCTTTGATCCAAGAAAAAATCCCGGATATAGACGGAGCGGACTATTTACTTTTAAAGTCCTCTTCAGTTGATCTTTCCCGAACGAAAGAAAGTTTACAAAAGTTCTTAGGCTCAAATGTCAAAATAGAAACTTCGGAAGAGATCCAAGAAAAATCGGCGAATGCACTTCGTTCTTTTCAATTAAATCTTCTTATCATTTCTTTTATCTCGCTTTTGATCGCGTTCTTCATGGTTTCCAATACAATGACCGGTCTGTATTTGAGTAGAGAAAGAGAACTGGGAATATTAAGAACCTTAGGATTGGATGTAAGATCTTCTATTTTTCTTTTTTTAAGTCAGTCCGTTTTGTTAGGAAGTATAGGTACCGTCTTAGGGATCCTATTCGGAATATTCTTCTCCGGTTTGGATTTTTTCCGTCCAGAGTCGGGACTCGTGGATAAAAACCTATTATCCACTTATAGTTCTATTTCCCTCATCGATTTGAGCCTCGCTGCCGGACTTGGGATCTTGGGCTCGATCATTTCTTCCGTGTATCCTGCAATCCGAGCAGGTAAGGTCCCTCCCCTTTCCATACTTAGAGATTCCCAAAAAGAAAAAAGACAGATCCCGAACTCAAAACTTGCGATCTACGGTGGAATTATTTTTTTTGCTTCTTTAGGGATTTCTAATCTTCCATCTCCATGGAAGCTTCCTCTGCCCGGTTTACTGGGTGTGGGAGGTGTGACCATCGGGATCACATTCGCTTTTCCTTATCTACTTTCCTTATTCAGTTCGGGCGTGTCCAAGATCCTGGATAAAAGTGATAAAAGTTTTCCTTTTTTCAGAATCGGTTTGGAGGAATTAAAAGAAAATCCTGGAAGGAACACTTTGACTGCGGCAACTGTGATGCTCGCGGTTTCTTTGGTTTTATGTCTGACCATTCTTACGGATAGTTATAAAAAATCTTTGAATGATTGGGTGGATTCCGAATATCCTTCCGACTTTACGATCATAAACGATCGATTTTTCCATTCCGGGATCCACGGCGGAGTTCCGAAAGACCTTCCGGAAAAGATCAGGGATTTAGGTGTAAGCTCTTACCTGGACGGTTTTTTGGTAAATACTTCTTTCGATACCGATAAAGGAAATTTTATCATTCATGCATACGATTTTTCCGTTTATAGGGACAAGCCGGAAAGAATAGAGAATGAGGTAAAGGAAGAAACCGATATTTTAATTTCTTCGAATATGGCACATTTAAAAAAACTGAAAGTGGGTGATATTCTCGTTTCCCAAACTCCTTTCGGTATTAAGAATTTTCATATTAAAGGGATCAAAGAACATTTTTTTTCGGAAAAGGGAACGGTAATGATGGATATCCGTTCCTACGAAAAAAATTTCGAAGTTAAGACCATAAACTCCATTAAACTTTTCTTAAAAAAAGAATACTCGGACGTTTCCGGGATAGAATATTCCAAAAATAAAATTTTGGATTTTCTAAAGTCGGATCCCGAATACAAGGACTTAATCCTCCTGGATTCCGCACAACTTAGGGAAATTTATCTATTCGAGATCAATAAAGTATTCAGAGTTTTGGATTCTCTTAAGGCAACCGCCATTCTGATCTCGGTCATTTCACTACTTTCCTCCTTGGTCCATACTTTATACGATAAGCGAAGGATCTTAGGCCTTCTGAAATATTTGGGAGCGTCTCAGGAGCAACTTGGTATCATTCTAAAAACGGAGTCGGTTTATCTTACAGGATTCGGTGCATTCTTCGGGATCCTCTCTTCTCTTATCATGTCTCCTATCATTTTGTACGTGGTAAATAAGAACGCATTTGGTTGGACTCTTACCTTCTCCTTTTTACCCGAAACCCCGGTCTTCATCCTAATTTTTGCGCCGATCCTGGGTTGGATTTCCGCAATCTATCCTCTACGGATATTGAGAAAAATGAGCTTCCAGCTCAGCCCGGAATGA
- a CDS encoding ABC transporter ATP-binding protein, whose product MSNPTNKILIRNLTKSYMNGKQHVPVLKGINLEVADTFLTLMGPSGSGKSTFLNILSGIDQADSGEVWIGGKNLSNFTEQELTEYRRNETGIIFQFFHLLPYLSALENVALPLYISGFGKSKAREIAKEALEKVDLAHRFKHKPDELSGGEQQRVAIARALAKRPSIVLADEPTGNLDTYHAHKILELLLELQEKEKFSLFIVTHDREIGEKGKVRLKMKDGLILPEQNPALGLV is encoded by the coding sequence ATGTCGAATCCGACAAACAAGATCCTGATCCGAAATTTAACCAAGTCCTATATGAATGGAAAACAACACGTCCCGGTCCTGAAAGGGATCAACTTAGAAGTTGCGGATACTTTTTTAACGTTGATGGGCCCATCCGGTTCCGGTAAATCCACATTTTTGAATATTCTATCCGGCATTGACCAAGCAGATTCCGGAGAAGTTTGGATCGGCGGAAAAAACCTTAGCAATTTTACGGAACAAGAACTTACCGAATATCGCAGGAACGAGACCGGGATCATCTTCCAGTTCTTTCACCTTCTTCCTTACTTAAGCGCTTTAGAAAACGTAGCCTTACCTCTATATATCTCCGGTTTCGGAAAATCCAAGGCGAGAGAGATCGCCAAAGAAGCTTTAGAAAAGGTGGATCTGGCTCATAGGTTTAAACATAAACCGGACGAACTTTCGGGTGGAGAACAACAAAGAGTCGCAATCGCCAGAGCGCTTGCAAAACGTCCGAGTATCGTTTTAGCGGATGAACCTACCGGGAATTTAGATACGTATCATGCGCATAAAATTTTGGAACTTCTATTAGAGCTACAAGAGAAGGAAAAGTTTTCCTTATTCATAGTAACTCACGATAGGGAGATCGGAGAAAAAGGAAAAGTCCGACTCAAAATGAAGGATGGACTCATCTTGCCGGAACAAAATCCTGCCCTGGGTCTTGTATGA
- the pyrE gene encoding orotate phosphoribosyltransferase, with product MREELFQLIQTHAYRFREEPFTLASGKKSRHYFNCKEITLHPQRLELLCKYIVEKHLPESGLDGEEAFGGLTMGADPICFGIALEYRKHSKNVFPLIVRKQAKDHGTKNLVEGGVNAVKSCVVVDDVITTGGSTLQAIKSLRDAGLEVKACICILDREEGGRKAIEEEGIQVFPLFKKSEFGSLE from the coding sequence TTGAGGGAAGAATTGTTTCAACTCATTCAAACCCACGCCTATCGTTTCCGAGAGGAACCTTTCACACTGGCCAGTGGTAAAAAATCCAGGCATTACTTTAATTGTAAGGAAATCACTCTTCATCCGCAAAGATTGGAATTACTTTGTAAGTATATTGTGGAAAAACATCTCCCGGAATCCGGTCTGGACGGGGAAGAGGCCTTTGGAGGTCTCACTATGGGAGCGGATCCTATTTGTTTCGGGATCGCTTTGGAATACCGTAAACATTCCAAGAACGTGTTCCCGTTGATCGTGAGAAAACAAGCCAAGGATCACGGCACCAAAAATTTGGTAGAAGGCGGCGTAAACGCGGTCAAATCCTGTGTGGTCGTGGACGACGTGATCACAACGGGAGGTTCCACCTTGCAGGCGATCAAAAGTTTAAGAGATGCCGGATTGGAAGTGAAAGCATGTATTTGCATTTTAGACAGGGAAGAAGGCGGTAGAAAAGCGATCGAAGAAGAAGGGATCCAGGTTTTCCCTTTGTTTAAAAAATCGGAATTTGGAAGTTTAGAATAA
- a CDS encoding SpoIID/LytB domain-containing protein yields MKRLSFIILSFLILAVWGCNTVIIRPWNSPNALKTSEKIRVFLGKAESDLMIKADGVIFVYDVNDLLIKRAYDAVSLDAKKLKAPIRFVADNPGLEYKGRKFRGEILLQPDKSGNILVINRVPLEEYLYSVVPSEVPAGWPTEALKAQAICSRTYAVREILNKKDTAYDVESTVNSQAYAGMTKENPRTTQAVRDTEGVLAVYEDDPIHMFFHSNSGGRTETPDQVWGGKRLPYLESVASRFDEAGDNFVWKEIVNQDKMDQTLSSLGVGSIQSIQVLSRTPSGRVDLLEVIGKQGTSKMKGKEFRNLLGTSVKSLRFGIKRESEGFLIKGMGAGHGVGLSQWGSFGMAKQNFTYAEIIRHYYQGIEFARITR; encoded by the coding sequence ATGAAACGACTTTCTTTCATCATTCTATCATTCTTAATTTTGGCGGTTTGGGGCTGTAATACCGTCATCATCCGTCCTTGGAATTCTCCGAACGCTCTCAAAACGTCCGAAAAGATCCGTGTCTTTTTAGGTAAGGCTGAATCCGATCTGATGATCAAAGCGGACGGTGTAATTTTCGTATATGATGTGAACGATCTTCTGATCAAACGTGCTTACGATGCGGTGTCTCTTGATGCTAAAAAATTGAAGGCGCCCATCCGTTTCGTTGCGGACAATCCTGGTCTGGAATATAAAGGAAGAAAGTTCAGAGGAGAAATTTTACTCCAACCTGATAAAAGCGGCAATATTCTGGTGATCAACAGAGTTCCTTTGGAAGAATATTTGTATTCCGTTGTTCCTTCCGAAGTTCCTGCAGGCTGGCCGACAGAGGCTTTAAAAGCGCAAGCGATCTGTTCCAGGACTTATGCAGTTAGAGAGATCTTGAACAAAAAAGATACGGCGTACGATGTGGAATCCACTGTGAATTCACAAGCGTATGCAGGTATGACGAAAGAAAATCCAAGAACCACTCAAGCTGTTCGTGATACGGAAGGTGTTCTTGCCGTTTATGAAGACGATCCGATCCATATGTTCTTTCATTCCAATAGCGGTGGAAGAACAGAAACTCCGGACCAAGTTTGGGGAGGAAAAAGGCTTCCGTATTTGGAATCCGTCGCCTCCAGATTCGATGAAGCCGGGGATAATTTCGTTTGGAAAGAAATTGTAAACCAAGATAAAATGGATCAAACTCTTTCTTCCCTAGGTGTGGGCTCCATTCAATCCATCCAAGTACTTTCTAGAACTCCTTCCGGTAGAGTGGATCTTTTGGAAGTGATCGGCAAACAAGGCACTTCTAAAATGAAAGGAAAAGAATTCCGTAATTTGCTCGGAACTTCAGTGAAGTCTCTTCGTTTCGGTATCAAAAGAGAGAGTGAAGGATTTTTGATCAAGGGAATGGGCGCCGGTCATGGTGTGGGACTAAGCCAATGGGGAAGTTTCGGCATGGCGAAACAGAATTTTACCTATGCGGAGATCATCCGTCACTATTACCAAGGAATCGAATTCGCTAGAATTACTAGGTAA